One window of Trichoderma breve strain T069 chromosome 3, whole genome shotgun sequence genomic DNA carries:
- a CDS encoding GATA zinc finger domain-containing protein has translation MAAASVLAPNAHYPPQPYPSNYSHPPSSGPSVANMISSEPRRPSPDNESSTRQSLPSISEVISGARPGQYPPPAHPLQPGSSLPSPFAPSARQYPEADKHSSQPLHSVAFPPRQESHNAYSDSPRPPFSTGRPAEPPKPSDHRSLNGVYSQPPPPPTSVPYQPAQLPPGQQPLPPYQVSPRGHAASHLPGQYDSRPAPTHAEEAEYAARARYDNGTSRSFESWSYQEALSRIGTCSRTIFNFAEAYGRIAQEQHGSQPIPERLPTEREVSDMLSNVEYLKRSLEQCREVIVASLQSERAREGAKPPKGPYEEDQDVPMYGDSIKPPYGMTEVKKRRGRAAPPGRCHSCNRIDTPEWRRGPDGARTLCNACGLHYAKLERKRQLEARSLRPKPEERS, from the exons atggcagcagcctcagtTCTCGCCCCTAACGCCCACTACCCACCTCAGCCATATCCTTCCAACTACTCTCACCCACCCTCATCCGGGCCAAGTGTTGCCAACATGATCTCCTCGGAGCCTCGACGACCCTCTCCCGACAATGAGTCCTCGACTCGCCAGTCACTACCATCGATTTCAGAAGTCATTTCTGGTGCACGGCCTGGACAGTACCCTCCGCCTGCGCATCCTCTGCAGCCTGGCTCAAGCCTGCCCTCACCATTTGCTCCGTCTGCTCGACAGTACCCCGAAGCCGACAAGCACTCATCTCAGCCTCTGCACTCTGTTGCCTTTCCTCCCCGACAGGAAAGCCACAATGCATACTCAGATTCACCGAGGCCGCCCTTTAGCACTGGCCGACCCG CTGAACCGCCAAAACCATCTGATCACCGCTCACTGAATGGAGTCTACTCCCAACCACCGCCCCCGCCGACTTCCGTCCCGTATCAGCCGGCACAGCTTCCACCTGGGCAACAGCCGCTCCCTCCTTATCAGGTATCACCTCGAGGTCATGCGGCTTCGCATCTGCCCGGGCAATACGATTCTCGGCCGGCGCCTACACATGCTGAAGAGGCCGAGTATGCTGCCAGGGCTCGATACGATAACGGGACCTCGCGATCGTTTGAGAGCTGGAGCTACCAGGAAGCTTTGAGCCGG ATTGGAACCTGCTCGCGAACCATTTTCAACTTCGCAGAGGCCTACGGCCGAATTGCCCAAGAGCAGCACGGATCTCAACCAATTCCCGAGCGTCTTCCGACTGAGCGAGAAGTGAGCGACATGCTCTCCAACGTCGAGTACCTCAAGCGTTCTCTCGAGCAATGCAGAGAGGTAATTGTAGCCTCACTACAGAGCGAGAGGGCTCGCGAAGGtgccaaaccaccaaaaggCCCTTATGAGGAAGACCAAGACGTCCCCATGTATGGAGACTCCATTAAGCCACCATATGGCATGACAGAAGTCAAAAAGCGACGAGGC CGTGCTGCCCCTCCTGGACGATGTCACAGCTGCAATCGCATCGACACTCCAGAATGGAGACGGGGTCCTGATGGTGCCAGGACTTTGTGCAATGCCTGTGGTCTCCATTACGCCAAGCTTGAGCGCAAACGCCAGCTAGAAGCAAGATCACTACGTCCCAAGCCTGAGGAGAGAAGCTAG